From the genome of Clostridium sp. BNL1100, one region includes:
- a CDS encoding thiamine pyrophosphate-dependent enzyme produces MATVFKKPHALKDLSLHYCPGCTHGIIHRIIAEVIDELGIEGTTIGVSPVGCAYNNYEYFHVDMVQAAHGRAPAVATGIKRVHPDNYVFTYQGDGDLAAIGTAEIIHAATRGEKITTVFVNNAIYGMTSGQMAPTTLMNQVTTTSPFGRKPEIHGFPIKVCELLSQLEGAVYVERTSVHDVKNIRNTKEAIKKAFKVQEANKGFSIVEVLSTCPTNWGLNPVDSLKWLESNMLPFYPLGNFKGKDLEV; encoded by the coding sequence ATGGCAACTGTGTTTAAAAAACCACATGCTTTAAAGGATTTATCTCTTCACTATTGTCCCGGTTGTACTCACGGTATTATTCATAGGATAATAGCTGAAGTAATTGACGAATTAGGTATAGAAGGCACTACGATAGGTGTTTCACCTGTAGGATGTGCATACAATAATTATGAGTATTTTCATGTAGATATGGTACAGGCTGCTCATGGTAGAGCTCCGGCTGTTGCAACCGGAATAAAAAGAGTCCATCCTGATAACTACGTATTTACTTACCAAGGAGATGGAGACCTTGCTGCTATTGGAACAGCTGAAATAATTCATGCTGCTACAAGAGGAGAAAAAATAACAACTGTTTTTGTAAATAATGCAATTTACGGTATGACATCAGGCCAAATGGCTCCAACAACTCTTATGAATCAGGTTACAACTACTTCACCTTTCGGTAGAAAACCTGAGATTCATGGATTTCCTATAAAGGTATGTGAGCTGCTTTCACAATTGGAAGGTGCTGTATATGTTGAAAGAACATCGGTACATGATGTTAAAAATATTAGAAATACCAAAGAAGCAATTAAAAAGGCTTTTAAGGTTCAAGAAGCAAACAAGGGATTTTCAATAGTTGAGGTCTTGTCAACATGCCCTACAAACTGGGGATTGAATCCGGTAGATTCACTAAAATGGCTTGAAAGCAACATGTTGCCCTTCTATCCTTTGGGTAATTTCAAAGGAAAGGATTTGGAGGTGTAG
- a CDS encoding 2-oxoacid:acceptor oxidoreductase family protein, translating into MKQLELIIAGFGGQGILSAGRLLAYAGMLEGKNVSWLPSYGPEMRGGTANCSVVISDEPVGSPILDTANVLVVMNGPSLEKFEKSVVSGGLIISDCSLVEAKPMRTDIDFVGVPATQIASDMGNLTYANIIILGKLLAKTGIISKESFEAALKKVLPPKKHHMIPDEMKALDMGHDY; encoded by the coding sequence ATGAAGCAGCTTGAATTGATAATTGCAGGTTTCGGGGGACAAGGTATATTATCCGCAGGAAGATTGTTAGCATATGCCGGAATGCTTGAAGGAAAAAATGTTTCATGGTTGCCGTCATATGGACCGGAAATGAGAGGCGGTACTGCAAACTGCAGTGTTGTTATTTCTGATGAACCTGTGGGTTCTCCTATATTGGATACAGCCAACGTACTTGTTGTAATGAATGGTCCATCCCTTGAGAAGTTTGAGAAATCAGTAGTAAGCGGTGGGTTAATCATATCTGACTGTTCTTTGGTAGAAGCCAAGCCCATGAGAACGGATATTGACTTTGTAGGTGTTCCTGCAACACAGATAGCCTCTGATATGGGCAATCTTACTTATGCAAATATTATAATTCTGGGTAAATTGTTGGCAAAAACCGGAATTATTTCAAAGGAAAGCTTTGAGGCTGCTTTGAAGAAAGTTCTTCCTCCAAAAAAGCATCATATGATTCCTGATGAAATGAAAGCCCTTGATATGGGACATGATTATTAA
- a CDS encoding ABC transporter ATP-binding protein, protein MSILKTEGLRKYYGKDENLVKALDGINMEILEGEFVAIVGTSGSGKSTLLHMLGGLDKATEGKVTVAGKEIFDLNDEQKTVFRRRNIGFIFQNYNLVPILNVYENITLPVELDGGTIDKAFIEDIIKTLGLGGKLTNLPNNLSGGQQQRVAIARALATKPAIVLADEPTGNLDSRTGLEVVGLLKMTSKRFHQTIVMITHNEEIAQLADRVIRIEDGKIVGGEVK, encoded by the coding sequence ATGAGTATATTGAAAACAGAGGGATTAAGAAAATACTATGGCAAGGATGAAAACCTTGTAAAGGCTCTTGACGGTATAAATATGGAAATACTGGAAGGAGAGTTTGTAGCGATTGTCGGTACATCCGGAAGTGGAAAATCAACGCTTTTACATATGCTCGGTGGGCTTGACAAGGCTACGGAGGGTAAAGTAACGGTGGCAGGTAAGGAAATTTTTGATTTGAATGATGAGCAGAAAACTGTTTTTCGCAGAAGGAATATTGGTTTTATATTTCAGAATTACAATCTGGTCCCTATCCTGAATGTTTATGAAAACATCACTCTCCCGGTTGAACTGGATGGGGGAACCATTGATAAAGCATTTATAGAAGATATAATAAAAACCCTTGGCCTTGGCGGCAAGCTTACAAACCTTCCAAACAATCTTTCGGGAGGTCAGCAGCAAAGGGTAGCCATAGCAAGGGCCCTGGCAACAAAACCCGCCATAGTCCTTGCAGATGAGCCAACAGGCAACCTTGACAGCAGAACAGGGCTGGAGGTAGTAGGCTTGCTTAAAATGACAAGTAAAAGATTCCATCAGACAATCGTTATGATTACACATAATGAAGAGATTGCCCAGCTGGCGGATAGGGTCATCCGCATTGAGGACGGTAAAATAGTCGGGGGTGAAGTCAAATGA
- a CDS encoding FtsX-like permease family protein, giving the protein MMFPTDNKLVIKKLTVRTIKANKVRNIFVITAIALTALLLSTIFSIGISGTESIQLQKIRTMGTIEHGGLTFPTDEQVKKLKLLDYIEDVGIMAHAGDIIETPDMGNLSLSLFWFDKTEWEKLRVPAMSNIKGKYPQAYNEIMIPEWILKRMGITNPKIGMDIPIKYGKAGGPESEATSENFKLSAYYTEYSNLRSGNVGMIYVSKAFVDNKGITPENSGTATVRFKSNKNIGEQFEKLNREVTVFQTQKWKMVPLYETVNGDRLSTIIGLSGLILFIMLSSYLLIYNVLYISVSKDVRFYGLLKTVGTTPKQIRRIVTGQAIRLTALGVPLGLALGAAVSFVAVPFALSGALIDTGIKISFNPIIYIGAAVFSLVTTLISSIKPAGMAASISPIEAVRYTGTTVSCKLRKGSTGGKLQKMAFRNVFRNRRRAAVVFLSLFMGITTFMLVNTLVLSMDTENYVNSYMDNDFTLTNNTFFQNGTGIKQKFDNNFMSTLKGIEGIKEIRKVSQKIVTLKYDENLYKKHLEEFMKRFNSQMPTSDEIKKNPRLFWSNLVGLDTEYIKKLNKTLEEPIDVEAFEAGRIALFSTNNPKLFKVGSDIIFTADEKEYSLKLGGFLPERTAFNGGMGPAPLVYISNDYMKKLFIDPVLCSITMNAEADKEAHVLKQLKEMTANDNEISIESRLETLEQFKSSKTMLYILGGGISLILALIGILNFVNVMVTGVNTRRHEFAVLESIGMTPKQVKRMLSLEGLTYAIISCGLVATLGAALNIWIFNLFKKQADYAIFTFPTIPLILSVVIVFVVCILVPVAAYVSTTKDTVTERLRSVEG; this is encoded by the coding sequence ATGATGTTTCCTACCGATAACAAGCTTGTGATAAAAAAATTGACTGTAAGAACTATAAAAGCAAACAAAGTCAGAAATATATTTGTTATTACTGCGATAGCATTAACTGCTTTACTTCTGTCAACCATCTTTAGCATAGGAATAAGTGGGACAGAGTCCATTCAATTACAAAAAATAAGAACTATGGGAACAATAGAGCATGGGGGCTTGACTTTTCCCACGGATGAACAGGTAAAAAAGCTAAAATTATTGGATTATATTGAAGATGTAGGTATAATGGCACATGCCGGAGATATAATAGAAACTCCTGACATGGGAAATTTATCTCTGTCGTTGTTCTGGTTTGATAAAACAGAATGGGAAAAACTCAGAGTTCCTGCAATGAGCAATATTAAGGGAAAATATCCTCAGGCATATAATGAGATAATGATACCCGAATGGATTCTTAAAAGAATGGGGATAACCAATCCTAAAATAGGAATGGATATACCAATTAAATATGGAAAGGCAGGCGGTCCCGAGTCTGAAGCCACAAGTGAAAACTTTAAACTTTCGGCATATTACACAGAATACTCTAATTTGCGTTCAGGGAATGTGGGAATGATATACGTCTCAAAAGCTTTCGTTGATAATAAAGGAATTACTCCTGAGAATTCAGGCACTGCAACTGTACGTTTCAAAAGCAATAAGAATATTGGTGAGCAATTTGAAAAACTTAACAGGGAGGTCACTGTATTCCAAACTCAGAAGTGGAAGATGGTTCCATTGTATGAAACAGTCAATGGAGACAGGCTGTCAACAATAATAGGCCTGTCAGGACTTATACTGTTCATAATGCTCAGCAGCTACCTGCTTATATATAATGTACTATATATTTCCGTATCAAAGGACGTGCGCTTTTACGGGTTATTAAAAACAGTGGGTACCACTCCAAAGCAGATAAGAAGAATAGTAACGGGTCAGGCAATTAGGCTGACTGCCTTGGGAGTACCTCTCGGACTTGCTCTGGGGGCAGCAGTCTCCTTTGTTGCAGTTCCCTTTGCACTAAGCGGAGCATTAATAGATACAGGTATAAAAATATCCTTTAATCCTATCATATATATCGGAGCAGCGGTTTTTTCACTCGTAACTACACTTATCAGTAGTATAAAACCCGCTGGAATGGCGGCTTCAATTTCACCGATTGAGGCGGTCAGATATACCGGAACTACTGTATCCTGTAAACTCAGAAAAGGGTCAACGGGAGGCAAGTTACAGAAAATGGCTTTCAGAAATGTTTTTAGAAACAGACGAAGGGCAGCAGTTGTTTTCTTATCACTGTTTATGGGAATAACGACCTTTATGCTGGTAAATACACTTGTGTTGAGCATGGATACGGAAAATTACGTAAACAGCTATATGGATAATGATTTTACGTTAACTAATAATACATTTTTTCAAAATGGCACAGGAATAAAGCAGAAGTTTGATAATAATTTTATGTCAACACTTAAAGGTATAGAAGGGATAAAAGAAATAAGAAAGGTATCGCAAAAGATAGTTACTCTCAAATATGATGAAAACCTATATAAGAAACATCTTGAAGAATTCATGAAAAGGTTTAATTCACAAATGCCTACAAGTGACGAAATAAAGAAGAACCCAAGGCTTTTCTGGTCAAATCTGGTGGGACTTGATACAGAATATATAAAGAAACTAAATAAAACACTTGAAGAACCTATTGATGTGGAAGCTTTTGAAGCAGGTCGGATAGCTTTATTTTCAACAAATAATCCAAAGCTTTTCAAGGTTGGTTCCGATATTATTTTTACAGCTGATGAAAAAGAATATTCCCTCAAGCTGGGAGGGTTTTTGCCTGAAAGAACTGCATTTAACGGAGGAATGGGGCCGGCACCCCTTGTTTATATAAGCAATGATTACATGAAAAAGTTATTTATTGACCCTGTATTGTGCTCTATAACAATGAATGCTGAAGCGGACAAAGAGGCACATGTATTAAAACAGCTAAAGGAAATGACGGCAAATGATAATGAAATATCAATTGAATCAAGGCTGGAGACTCTGGAGCAATTTAAAAGTTCAAAAACAATGCTTTATATTCTGGGCGGTGGAATATCCTTGATATTGGCACTTATAGGTATTCTCAATTTTGTGAACGTTATGGTGACGGGGGTAAACACAAGGCGGCATGAGTTTGCTGTTTTAGAGAGTATTGGTATGACTCCGAAACAGGTGAAACGTATGCTGTCCCTAGAGGGATTAACTTATGCCATTATTTCCTGTGGACTTGTGGCTACTTTAGGAGCTGCTCTAAATATTTGGATATTCAACTTATTCAAGAAGCAGGCAGATTACGCTATTTTTACCTTCCCTACAATTCCTTTGATTTTATCTGTAGTTATTGTTTTTGTAGTGTGTATTTTAGTACCGGTGGCTGCATACGTTTCAACTACAAAAGATACAGTTACGGAGAGGTTGAGAAGCGTTGAAGGTTAG
- a CDS encoding response regulator transcription factor has product MARILIVEDDKLLNDGISIALKKCGHTVLSGYSYHEAFCLFLNNSFELILLDINLPDRSGLELCSEIRKKSDIPIIFITANDTEQDIVNGFVNGCDDYIAKPFSLEVMNRRIYAVLRRTRTEDKSIFRSGEISINYEKMMVVKGEVSLKLTATEYKLLTLLTQNSGQVLTRDIILQRLWDTDEAFVDENAVSVNMRRLRQKIEDDPKNPKYIKTVFGIGYTWGEESCR; this is encoded by the coding sequence ATGGCCAGAATACTTATTGTTGAAGATGATAAGCTGCTCAATGACGGGATATCAATTGCACTTAAAAAGTGTGGACATACGGTTCTGTCAGGTTATTCCTACCATGAAGCATTTTGTTTGTTTTTGAATAACAGCTTTGAATTAATACTGCTGGATATAAATCTTCCTGACAGAAGCGGTCTTGAGCTTTGTAGTGAAATCCGCAAAAAATCAGATATTCCCATTATATTTATCACGGCAAATGACACGGAGCAGGACATTGTTAATGGTTTTGTGAACGGCTGTGACGACTATATTGCAAAGCCCTTCTCTCTGGAAGTGATGAACCGGCGTATTTATGCAGTACTCAGACGGACCAGAACTGAAGACAAAAGCATTTTCCGTTCTGGTGAAATATCAATAAACTACGAAAAAATGATGGTTGTTAAGGGTGAAGTATCGCTTAAACTGACTGCTACAGAGTACAAATTACTTACACTTCTTACTCAAAACAGCGGGCAGGTACTGACCAGAGACATTATTCTTCAGAGGCTTTGGGACACTGATGAAGCTTTTGTTGATGAAAACGCCGTAAGTGTTAATATGAGGAGGCTTCGTCAAAAAATTGAGGATGACCCTAAAAATCCGAAATATATAAAAACTGTTTTCGGTATAGGATATACCTGGGGAGAGGAGTCCTGCAGGTGA